One window of Deltaproteobacteria bacterium genomic DNA carries:
- a CDS encoding ABC transporter permease — MKRYIFNRIVQALFCVVLITVIVFALTRISGDPVLLMVPPEATHEDIEKMREVLGLKEPIYVQYWKFISRAVQGDFGKSLRWGIPCLDLFVERFPNTLLLGSAAMLFAVIIGVPVGIISSVMIGRWFDNFGKIFALLGQALPVFWLGIMLMIVFAVWLGLLPTSGMGTWKHLLMPTVTLGWYFTASLTRLTRSAMLDVLDTEFIKMARIMGVPGYMVVWKQALKNAFIPILTLGAVNFIILLNGTVITETVFNWPGVGRLVVDAIFTRDFPVVQMCVLIASCLFIFTNLFVDILYAYLDPRIRYQ; from the coding sequence ATGAAAAGATACATTTTTAATCGTATCGTTCAAGCGCTTTTTTGCGTGGTTCTCATTACCGTCATCGTCTTCGCCTTAACCCGCATTAGCGGCGACCCGGTTCTGCTCATGGTCCCGCCCGAGGCGACACATGAAGACATTGAAAAAATGAGAGAAGTCCTCGGCCTGAAAGAGCCCATTTATGTCCAGTACTGGAAGTTTATCTCCAGGGCGGTGCAAGGCGACTTTGGCAAGTCCCTCAGGTGGGGCATACCCTGCCTGGACCTCTTTGTGGAGCGATTTCCCAACACGCTGCTCCTGGGCTCAGCAGCTATGCTCTTCGCCGTTATTATTGGAGTCCCGGTGGGAATAATATCTTCGGTCATGATTGGGAGGTGGTTTGATAACTTTGGCAAGATCTTCGCCCTCCTGGGGCAGGCCTTGCCCGTCTTCTGGCTGGGCATCATGCTCATGATTGTCTTTGCGGTCTGGCTCGGACTCCTGCCCACTTCGGGAATGGGAACCTGGAAGCATCTGCTCATGCCGACCGTTACCCTGGGCTGGTACTTTACAGCGTCTCTGACCCGCCTGACCCGCTCGGCCATGCTTGACGTTCTGGACACGGAGTTCATCAAGATGGCGAGGATAATGGGCGTTCCGGGTTATATGGTTGTCTGGAAACAGGCTTTAAAGAACGCCTTCATCCCCATCCTGACTTTAGGAGCCGTGAACTTCATCATCCTGCTCAATGGCACGGTGATCACAGAAACGGTCTTCAACTGGCCCGGAGTGGGCCGGCTGGTTGTGGACGCCATTTTTACCCGGGATTTCCCGGTGGTGCAGATGTGCGTATTAATCGCCTCCTGCCTGTTTATTTTTACCAATCTTTTTGTAGATATACTTTACGCCTATCTAGACCCGAGGATAAGGTATCAATAG